One genomic window of Cannabis sativa cultivar Pink pepper isolate KNU-18-1 chromosome 2, ASM2916894v1, whole genome shotgun sequence includes the following:
- the LOC133034455 gene encoding uncharacterized mitochondrial protein AtMg00860-like, which yields MVGHFIRDCPQAKKEEPKKSTTQNPGRLFTMTQADADASPSVVTRATHSYVSSRVIESFHKPCDIYASGFGTLLPSGDLILRDHKLYAKLKKCEFWLSRVSFLGHIVDKDGIMVDPAKIEAVRDWQTPKSATEVRSFLGLPRYYRRFVEGISKIAVPLTELT from the exons atggtgggccacttcATCAGAGATTGTCCTCAAGCCAAGAAGGAGGAGCCTAAGAAGAGTACTACTCAGAACCCAGGACGACTTTTTACCATGACTCAGGCTGACGCagatgctagtccgtcagtgGTGACAA GAGCTACTCATTCCTACGTGTCGAGTAGAGTAATTGAAAGTTTCCATAAACCATGTGATATatatgcttcggggtttggtACCCTGTTACCATCAGGAGACCTTATA TTACGAGACCACAAGTTGTATGCTAAATtaaaaaagtgtgaattctggttatctcgtgtctcttTCTTGGGGCATATAGTAGATAAAGATGGGATAATGGTGGATCCGGCCAAGATTGAAGCTGTTCGAGATTGGCAAACACCAAAATCAGCTACTGAAGTCAGAAGCTTTTTAGGTTTACCTAGGTATTATCGTCGATTTGTTGAGGGTATCTCAAAGATtgctgtacccttaacggagttGACCTGA